In one window of Methanosarcina vacuolata Z-761 DNA:
- a CDS encoding GltB/FmdC/FwdC-like GXGXG domain-containing protein translates to MKTVKIDAKGMHYTPLNQKIRAAIADGAEEIILDNVLGQRFIGDGLRGNVRIIVNGVPGGDLGIFMSGPTCIVHGNAEHAPGNTMDKGMLVIHGSAGDAVAHSMRGGKVFIKNNIGYRGGIHMKQYEVDARPILVVGGTAHSFLGEYMAGGMVLVLGIGKDKAMTDRGIGSGIHGGEIIIRGDVDDYLLGTGAKKFKFTESDLERITPIIKSFCEQFGYDAAEFLDTNYTKIGPVSSRPFASKYVWE, encoded by the coding sequence ATGAAGACGGTAAAAATTGATGCCAAAGGTATGCATTACACCCCCTTAAACCAGAAAATCAGGGCTGCGATTGCTGATGGAGCAGAGGAAATCATACTCGACAACGTGCTCGGGCAGCGCTTTATAGGTGACGGGCTTAGAGGCAATGTCCGCATCATAGTCAATGGAGTTCCCGGAGGAGATCTGGGGATATTCATGAGCGGGCCGACCTGTATTGTACATGGAAATGCCGAACATGCTCCTGGAAACACAATGGATAAAGGAATGCTTGTGATTCACGGAAGTGCAGGAGATGCGGTTGCCCACAGTATGCGGGGAGGAAAAGTCTTCATAAAGAATAATATTGGTTATAGGGGCGGCATCCACATGAAACAATATGAAGTGGACGCCAGACCTATACTTGTTGTAGGCGGCACAGCCCATTCCTTCCTCGGTGAATATATGGCAGGTGGAATGGTACTCGTGCTTGGTATTGGCAAGGATAAAGCCATGACAGATAGGGGTATTGGAAGCGGAATCCACGGTGGAGAAATTATTATCCGTGGGGACGTAGATGATTACCTTCTTGGAACAGGAGCCAAGAAATTCAAGTTTACCGAAAGTGATCTTGAACGCATTACCCCAATTATAAAGAGCTTCTGCGAGCAGTTTGGGTATGACGCCGCAGAGTTCCTGGACACCAACTACACAAAGATCGGACCTGTAAGCAGCCGTCCTTTCGCAAGCAAATATGTATGGGAGTGA
- a CDS encoding Hsp20/alpha crystallin family protein: MVDILRLSPVISAYPDDESENLEIEVILPGVEKKNITFKITEGGFYVKATKEGVEYADSYAVCCPVRPEKAVANYSNGVLKVKIPYQQPFEKAVDVKIE, from the coding sequence ATGGTAGATATTTTGCGACTATCCCCGGTTATCAGCGCATATCCTGATGATGAATCTGAAAACCTGGAAATAGAAGTAATCCTTCCCGGAGTAGAAAAGAAAAATATTACTTTTAAAATTACCGAAGGTGGTTTTTATGTAAAAGCTACCAAAGAAGGAGTTGAATATGCAGACAGTTACGCAGTCTGCTGTCCTGTAAGACCGGAAAAAGCGGTCGCTAATTATTCAAACGGTGTACTTAAAGTAAAGATACCTTATCAGCAGCCTTTTGAGAAAGCAGTGGACGTTAAAATCGAGTAA
- a CDS encoding Coenzyme F420 hydrogenase/dehydrogenase, beta subunit C-terminal domain, with the protein MAEQKPISKSYLDLKSKVWDEGLCSGCGACIAVCPADALYFEIGGDSTHPKSNNYCKAAVDDVPCGACYEVCPRLEEQPSSLLGDYLEITAGKAEFDVPKKQSGGAVTAILANALDTGLVDAVVTVTEDPWTLKPHSMVITKSEALVGQAGSRYNWWVPLVYSLKEAVVNRKYRNIAVVGVPCVVQAVRKMLETDHQLVGPYKKSIRFVLGLFCTESFDYEKLIAGKLKSEYALEPMKVCRIDVKGKLEITLDDGTQYVIPLTELEDTTRPGCSICTDFTALKADISAGSVGSPDGYTTLIVRTLVGQHILESAVANKKLSVGGEVNLGIIEKLAKKKLARKPE; encoded by the coding sequence ATGGCAGAACAGAAACCAATCAGCAAAAGTTACCTTGACCTCAAGTCAAAAGTCTGGGACGAAGGCCTTTGCTCAGGCTGCGGGGCCTGCATTGCAGTCTGCCCTGCTGATGCTCTATACTTCGAAATAGGTGGGGATTCCACACATCCGAAGAGCAATAACTACTGTAAAGCTGCTGTTGACGATGTTCCCTGCGGAGCCTGTTACGAGGTTTGTCCAAGACTCGAAGAACAGCCCTCAAGCCTGCTCGGAGACTATCTTGAAATTACTGCTGGAAAAGCCGAGTTTGATGTTCCAAAAAAGCAGAGTGGAGGAGCAGTAACAGCAATTCTTGCAAACGCCCTGGATACAGGCCTTGTAGATGCTGTAGTTACGGTTACGGAAGATCCCTGGACCCTCAAGCCTCACTCAATGGTAATAACTAAGAGTGAAGCTCTTGTCGGTCAGGCAGGAAGCCGTTACAACTGGTGGGTTCCTCTTGTTTATTCCCTTAAGGAAGCGGTTGTAAACAGGAAGTACAGGAACATTGCAGTCGTTGGAGTTCCCTGCGTAGTTCAAGCAGTTCGTAAAATGCTTGAAACCGACCACCAGCTTGTGGGCCCATACAAAAAGTCCATTCGTTTCGTATTAGGCCTTTTCTGCACGGAAAGTTTCGACTACGAAAAACTTATTGCAGGCAAGTTGAAAAGCGAGTACGCCCTCGAACCCATGAAGGTTTGCCGCATTGATGTTAAGGGCAAGCTCGAAATCACTCTCGATGACGGTACACAGTATGTAATCCCACTTACCGAACTTGAGGATACTACTCGCCCAGGCTGCAGTATCTGTACGGACTTTACTGCTCTCAAGGCTGATATTTCAGCCGGCTCAGTTGGAAGCCCTGACGGCTACACCACTCTTATTGTCCGTACTCTTGTAGGACAGCACATTCTTGAAAGCGCAGTTGCTAACAAGAAATTGAGTGTTGGCGGGGAAGTAAACTTAGGGATCATTGAAAAGCTTGCAAAGAAGAAGCTTGCAAGAAAACCGGAATAA
- the glnA gene encoding type I glutamate--ammonia ligase, protein MVQIKKCMTKEDVLEAVKERDVKFIRTQFTDTLGIIKSWAIPVEQLEEAFESGVMFDGSSIQGFTKIEESDMKLVLDPSTFRILPWRPTTGAVARILGDVYLPNGQPFEGDPRYVLKSAIEEAKKMGYSMNVGPEMEFFLFKLDANGNPTTELTDHGGYFDFSPLDRAQDVRRDIDYTLERMGFQIEASHHEVAPSQHEIDFRFGDVLSTADNVITFKYVVKSIAYHKGYYATFMPKPLFGVNGSGMHTNQSLFKGDKNAFYDPESADQLSQEAMYYIGGLLKHITEFAAVTNPVVNSYKRIVPGYEAPVYLTWSAKNRSSLIRIPATRGNGTRVELRCPDPACNPYLAFALMLRAGLDGIKNKIDPGEPTNANIFHLTEKERKEKGIRSLPADLKGAIDEMKGSKFVKDVLGEHVFSHYLCAKEMEWDEYKAIVHPWELDKYLHML, encoded by the coding sequence ATGGTGCAGATAAAGAAGTGTATGACCAAAGAAGATGTATTAGAGGCTGTAAAAGAAAGAGACGTAAAGTTTATCCGTACCCAGTTTACGGATACACTTGGCATCATCAAAAGCTGGGCAATCCCTGTTGAACAGTTAGAAGAAGCCTTCGAAAGCGGGGTAATGTTTGACGGGTCTTCGATCCAGGGTTTTACAAAGATTGAAGAATCTGACATGAAACTTGTGCTCGACCCGTCTACTTTCAGGATTCTTCCCTGGAGACCTACGACTGGCGCAGTAGCCAGGATCCTTGGAGACGTGTATCTTCCTAATGGTCAACCGTTTGAGGGAGACCCCAGATATGTTCTTAAGAGCGCAATTGAAGAAGCCAAGAAAATGGGGTACTCAATGAATGTCGGTCCTGAAATGGAATTCTTCCTCTTCAAACTTGACGCAAACGGAAATCCGACCACAGAACTTACGGATCATGGAGGATACTTCGATTTCTCTCCCCTTGACCGTGCACAGGATGTACGTAGAGATATTGATTATACTCTTGAACGTATGGGCTTCCAGATTGAAGCTTCTCATCACGAAGTCGCACCTTCTCAGCATGAGATTGACTTTAGGTTCGGTGACGTGCTGAGTACCGCAGACAATGTTATAACTTTCAAATATGTGGTAAAATCAATTGCATATCACAAAGGATATTACGCTACCTTTATGCCGAAACCTCTCTTTGGAGTAAATGGCTCAGGTATGCATACCAATCAGTCTCTTTTCAAGGGAGACAAGAATGCATTCTATGATCCAGAGAGTGCAGACCAGCTTTCTCAAGAAGCAATGTACTATATTGGTGGCCTGTTGAAACATATTACGGAATTTGCAGCCGTTACAAATCCGGTTGTTAACTCCTATAAGAGAATTGTACCCGGATATGAGGCGCCGGTTTACCTCACCTGGTCTGCAAAGAACAGAAGTTCCCTTATCCGCATTCCTGCAACCCGTGGCAATGGGACTAGAGTTGAACTAAGATGCCCAGATCCAGCGTGTAATCCTTATCTTGCCTTTGCACTGATGCTCAGAGCTGGGCTTGACGGTATAAAGAACAAGATCGATCCCGGAGAGCCGACTAACGCGAACATTTTCCACCTTACTGAAAAAGAACGGAAGGAAAAGGGTATTCGCTCCCTACCTGCAGACCTTAAAGGTGCAATTGATGAAATGAAAGGCAGCAAATTCGTAAAAGATGTACTGGGAGAACACGTTTTCAGTCACTATCTCTGTGCTAAAGAGATGGAATGGGATGAATACAAAGCAATTGTTCACCCCTGGGAACTTGATAAATATTTACATATGCTGTAA
- a CDS encoding glutamate synthase-related protein: protein MTLGSVPPKFKVSIDRDQCMDCGRCIENCSYGVYRREGDKILIESRKCTGCLRCVAMCPRDAITLTEKPIDYRSHPLWTREVREDIIKQARSGKIILSGMGNARDLPVVYDRLLLDACQVTNPSIDPLREPMELRTYIGKKPSKLKFRKTESGDVELETKLAPNLKLNTPIMIGHMSFGAISLNSQLSMAKAVTELGTYMGTGEGGLHEALYPYQDHMVVQVASGRFGVNIDYLERGAAIEIKIGQGAKPGIGGHLPGEKVSEEVSKARMIPVGSDAISPAPHHDIYSIEDLVQLIRSLKEATEWKKPVFVKIAAVHNVAPIAAGIARSSADAVVIDGFRGGTGAAPKVFRDNVGIPIEVAIASVDQKLREQGVRNEISIIASGGIRTSADLAKSIALGADAVNIGTAALVALGCRVCGNCYRNLCPWGIATQRPDLVSRLDPEVGAVQVSNLIKGWTDELSELMGAAGINSIESLRGNRDRLRGYMLDEKMLEILDVLPAGA, encoded by the coding sequence ATGACTCTCGGAAGTGTGCCCCCAAAATTCAAGGTCAGTATTGACCGTGACCAATGCATGGACTGTGGGCGCTGTATCGAAAACTGTTCCTATGGCGTGTACAGGAGAGAAGGCGACAAAATCCTGATAGAATCCAGGAAATGTACAGGCTGCCTTCGCTGTGTTGCCATGTGCCCAAGGGATGCAATCACGCTCACAGAGAAACCTATCGATTACCGCAGCCATCCCCTCTGGACCAGAGAGGTCAGAGAGGATATTATTAAGCAGGCTCGCAGTGGAAAGATTATCCTTTCAGGAATGGGAAACGCCAGGGATTTGCCAGTTGTCTATGACCGTCTTCTCCTTGATGCCTGCCAGGTTACAAACCCGAGCATTGACCCCTTGAGAGAACCAATGGAACTCAGGACTTACATTGGAAAGAAACCATCCAAACTCAAGTTTAGAAAGACTGAAAGTGGTGACGTAGAGCTCGAAACAAAGCTTGCTCCAAATCTTAAGCTTAACACCCCTATTATGATCGGCCACATGAGTTTCGGAGCTATCAGTCTCAACTCTCAACTTAGTATGGCAAAGGCAGTGACAGAACTTGGAACTTATATGGGAACAGGAGAGGGTGGACTCCATGAAGCTCTATATCCTTACCAGGACCACATGGTTGTCCAGGTTGCATCAGGCCGTTTTGGTGTAAACATTGATTACCTTGAAAGAGGCGCTGCCATTGAGATCAAGATCGGTCAGGGAGCAAAACCGGGTATAGGTGGACATCTGCCTGGAGAAAAAGTAAGCGAAGAAGTCTCAAAGGCTCGCATGATCCCTGTTGGCAGCGATGCGATTAGTCCAGCACCTCATCATGATATTTACAGTATTGAAGACCTTGTTCAGCTCATTAGAAGTCTGAAAGAAGCGACTGAATGGAAGAAACCTGTCTTCGTTAAGATTGCAGCTGTGCATAACGTGGCTCCAATTGCTGCTGGTATTGCTCGCTCTTCTGCAGATGCGGTAGTGATTGACGGATTCCGTGGTGGGACTGGTGCAGCTCCCAAGGTCTTCAGGGACAATGTGGGGATTCCGATTGAAGTTGCAATTGCAAGCGTTGATCAGAAACTCAGAGAACAGGGCGTCAGAAACGAGATCTCAATTATTGCAAGTGGTGGGATAAGGACCAGTGCAGACCTTGCCAAATCAATTGCTCTCGGAGCAGATGCTGTTAATATCGGGACTGCTGCTCTTGTTGCTCTGGGCTGTAGGGTCTGCGGCAATTGTTATAGAAACCTTTGCCCCTGGGGTATTGCTACCCAGCGTCCAGATCTTGTGAGCAGGCTTGATCCTGAGGTCGGAGCAGTTCAGGTATCAAATCTTATTAAGGGTTGGACTGACGAACTCAGTGAACTTATGGGTGCGGCGGGAATCAACAGTATAGAAAGCTTGCGTGGCAATAGAGACCGCCTGCGTGGGTATATGCTGGACGAAAAAATGCTTGAAATCCTTGATGTACTGCCAGCGGGGGCCTGA
- a CDS encoding class II glutamine amidotransferase, with protein MCGIIGFIDRTKSRMDGSSIKVALSLMNERGSGDGAGYAAYGIYPEYADYYALHVFFDNLGESKKKVDELLEQWGIIVHQEEIPTTPQPGIKKVHTPWRYFFKPSEDLMAGKMASENDVVTYIVMEVNANVKGATIFSSGKNMGVFKASGWPEDVANFYRIEDYKGYIWLGHNRYPTNSPGWWGGAHPFNLLNWSVVHNGEITSYGTNQRYVEGYGYKCSLFTDTEVVAYLFDLLGRQHGLSYEMVVKALAPPFWDDIDRMPEKEAELNKAVRLTYGSALMNGPFAIVVGTENGIVGFTDRIKLRPLVVGENGNRLYISSEESAIRALDPEVKNVYTPRAGEPIIGRFIE; from the coding sequence ATGTGTGGAATAATAGGCTTTATAGACCGAACAAAGTCCAGAATGGACGGGTCGAGCATAAAAGTCGCCCTCAGCCTCATGAACGAAAGAGGTAGTGGAGATGGGGCAGGCTATGCTGCATATGGAATTTATCCGGAGTATGCAGACTACTATGCTCTTCATGTTTTCTTTGACAATCTAGGTGAATCAAAAAAGAAGGTAGATGAGCTCCTCGAACAATGGGGAATAATTGTTCACCAGGAAGAAATCCCTACCACCCCGCAGCCGGGCATAAAGAAAGTACACACCCCATGGAGATATTTCTTTAAGCCCTCAGAAGACTTAATGGCAGGGAAAATGGCTTCTGAAAATGATGTTGTCACTTACATAGTCATGGAAGTAAATGCCAATGTAAAAGGAGCTACAATATTTTCCTCCGGGAAAAATATGGGAGTCTTCAAAGCTTCCGGCTGGCCCGAAGATGTGGCAAACTTTTACAGAATTGAAGATTACAAGGGATATATTTGGCTTGGCCACAACCGTTATCCCACAAACTCTCCAGGCTGGTGGGGAGGCGCTCATCCTTTCAACCTGCTTAACTGGTCAGTAGTACATAATGGAGAAATTACCTCATATGGCACAAACCAGCGCTATGTTGAAGGATACGGATACAAGTGTTCCCTATTTACTGATACCGAGGTTGTAGCCTATCTGTTTGACCTGCTTGGAAGGCAGCATGGGCTGTCGTATGAGATGGTTGTCAAGGCTCTTGCCCCTCCTTTCTGGGACGATATTGACCGGATGCCTGAGAAAGAAGCAGAGTTGAACAAAGCAGTTCGCCTTACATACGGGTCTGCCCTCATGAATGGACCCTTTGCAATTGTAGTTGGAACAGAGAATGGTATTGTTGGGTTTACTGACAGGATTAAACTGCGACCTCTCGTAGTTGGTGAGAATGGAAACCGGCTTTACATCTCCAGCGAAGAATCAGCAATAAGAGCACTTGACCCCGAAGTTAAAAATGTATACACCCCCAGGGCAGGAGAACCAATAATAGGGAGGTTTATTGAATGA
- a CDS encoding Hsp20/alpha crystallin family protein: MEGVIPRILKTPILAMYHDDKRQNLVLEVELPDVESEDITILMHENSFYIKAFSKTVEYLGSFFLDGPVDPEKAIAVNDKGMLTITVPYKEGFTCARYVPIE; encoded by the coding sequence ATGGAAGGTGTAATACCCAGAATATTGAAAACTCCAATACTAGCAATGTATCACGATGATAAACGTCAAAATCTTGTTTTGGAAGTTGAACTTCCCGATGTAGAAAGTGAGGATATCACAATTTTAATGCATGAAAACAGTTTTTACATAAAAGCGTTCAGTAAAACCGTAGAGTATTTGGGGTCTTTTTTTCTGGATGGGCCCGTAGATCCCGAAAAAGCAATTGCAGTCAACGATAAAGGAATGCTTACTATCACAGTTCCTTACAAAGAGGGTTTTACGTGTGCAAGGTATGTTCCGATTGAGTAA
- a CDS encoding DUF1059 domain-containing protein produces MKIIKCGDLGFKCNFMAAGNELEEVENAILDHIEKEHEKELQNMSEDDIHHLKHRISTLLGRSCGCGAL; encoded by the coding sequence ATGAAAATAATAAAATGCGGCGATCTGGGGTTCAAATGTAACTTTATGGCTGCCGGCAACGAACTGGAAGAAGTTGAAAACGCTATACTTGATCATATAGAAAAAGAGCATGAAAAAGAGCTTCAGAATATGTCCGAAGACGATATTCATCATTTGAAGCACCGAATATCGACCCTTTTGGGAAGAAGCTGTGGCTGTGGAGCTCTGTAA